A single Micromonospora sp. CCTCC AA 2012012 DNA region contains:
- a CDS encoding DedA family protein: MSTPQALLAVGPSFIDPEWLISTFGLIGILAIIFAESGVLIGLFLPGDSLLFTAGLLVADGRYLHQPLWLLCLLVAVAAIAGDQVGYLFGKRVGPSLFRRPNSRLFKQENVHRANAFFARYGARSIVLARFVPIVRTFTPVIAGVSRMHYRTFVTYNILGGVLWGTGVTVLGYFLGQISFVKSNIEFILIAIVLVSVVPIGIQLLRSRHRSATPATEETVAGNASRAD, encoded by the coding sequence ATGTCCACGCCTCAAGCGCTGCTCGCCGTGGGCCCCAGCTTCATCGACCCGGAATGGCTGATCTCCACCTTCGGGCTGATCGGGATCCTCGCGATCATCTTCGCCGAATCCGGCGTGCTGATCGGGTTGTTCCTGCCCGGCGACTCGCTGCTGTTCACCGCCGGGCTGCTTGTCGCCGACGGCCGCTACCTGCACCAGCCGCTCTGGCTGCTCTGCCTGCTCGTCGCCGTCGCCGCCATCGCCGGCGACCAGGTCGGCTACCTGTTCGGCAAGCGCGTCGGCCCGAGCCTATTCCGTCGCCCCAACTCCCGGCTGTTCAAGCAGGAGAACGTGCACCGGGCCAACGCCTTCTTCGCCCGCTACGGCGCCCGCTCGATCGTGCTGGCCCGTTTCGTGCCGATCGTGCGGACCTTCACCCCGGTCATCGCCGGCGTCAGCCGCATGCACTACCGCACCTTCGTCACCTACAACATCCTCGGCGGCGTCCTGTGGGGAACCGGCGTCACCGTGCTCGGCTACTTCCTCGGGCAGATCAGCTTCGTCAAGTCGAACATCGAGTTCATCCTGATCGCCATCGTGCTCGTCTCCGTCGTGCCGATCGGCATCCAGCTCCTGCGCTCCCGCCACCGCTCGGCAACCCCGGCCACCGAGGAGACGGTGGCCGGAAACGCCTCCCGCGCTGACTGA
- a CDS encoding ABC transporter permease translates to MTSTMLVLGPKLAVALALLTAAAAAIATVGRLGHGRQIAVAAVRAALQLAAVSLVITAIVGSLWATGAFVLLMCVVAAGTSGRRITGGPYGWWAGVPIATASLTVVAALLLAGLVPLRGIAVIPIAGILTGGAMTATSLAGRRFNDDLRARRGEVEAALALGMLPRDARLLVCRPAASQALVPALDQTRTVGLVTLPGAFVGVLLGGASPLTAGITQLFVLVGLLAVEAAATVLTIEVMARGRLRPRGGQLTPSN, encoded by the coding sequence ATGACCTCGACGATGCTGGTGCTCGGGCCGAAACTCGCCGTCGCGCTGGCGCTGCTGACCGCCGCCGCGGCCGCCATCGCCACCGTCGGACGGCTCGGGCACGGCCGGCAGATCGCCGTGGCCGCGGTCCGCGCCGCGCTGCAACTGGCCGCCGTGTCACTGGTGATCACCGCGATCGTCGGCTCGCTGTGGGCCACCGGGGCGTTCGTCCTGCTCATGTGCGTGGTCGCCGCCGGCACCTCCGGCCGGCGGATCACCGGTGGGCCGTACGGCTGGTGGGCGGGAGTCCCGATCGCCACCGCCAGCCTGACCGTCGTCGCCGCGCTGCTCCTTGCGGGCCTGGTGCCGCTGCGCGGCATCGCGGTCATCCCGATCGCCGGCATCCTGACCGGCGGTGCGATGACCGCCACCAGCCTCGCCGGGCGGCGCTTCAACGACGATCTGCGCGCCCGGCGCGGCGAGGTCGAAGCCGCCCTCGCGCTGGGCATGCTGCCCCGCGACGCTCGGCTGCTCGTCTGCCGCCCCGCCGCGAGCCAGGCACTTGTGCCCGCTCTCGACCAGACCCGCACCGTCGGCCTGGTCACCCTCCCCGGTGCCTTCGTCGGCGTCCTCCTCGGCGGCGCCAGCCCGCTCACCGCGGGAATCACCCAACTGTTCGTCCTGGTCGGCCTCCTCGCCGTCGAAGCCGCCGCCACAGTCCTCACCATCGAGGTGATGGCCCGGGGGCGGCTCCGTCCGCGAGGCGGTCAGCTGACGCCGTCGAACTGA
- a CDS encoding superoxide dismutase, protein MTGPVPVAADLVQRAAGVIAARHRGDLAGAEALLASFDTEQARTLGFYLLADLALGLVRAQTGQSLDDLVRELTLLVAATPPPPPG, encoded by the coding sequence GTGACCGGCCCGGTCCCGGTCGCCGCCGACCTCGTGCAACGCGCCGCCGGGGTCATCGCCGCCCGCCACCGCGGTGACCTCGCCGGCGCGGAGGCGCTGCTGGCCTCGTTCGACACCGAGCAGGCCCGCACACTCGGCTTCTACCTGCTCGCCGACCTCGCCCTCGGCCTGGTCCGCGCGCAGACCGGCCAGTCCCTGGACGACCTGGTCCGGGAACTCACCCTGTTGGTGGCCGCCACACCGCCGCCCCCGCCCGGCTGA
- a CDS encoding COG4705 family protein encodes MTKVPAITATFWVIKVLSTTIGETFADYLAVNVGLGPAVTDAVMIAALVVALVIQFRTRAYTPWIYWLCVVLVSIVGTQLTDLFTDTLGVSLYVSTAVFAVVLAVVFAVWYRQERTLAITSIDTPRREAFYWGAILTTFALGTAAGDLATEALSLGFRNGVLIFGGLIAATWVAYRLGAGQVLTFWIAYVLTRPLGASLGDLLTQDKDFGGLGLGASVTSLLFFGTILVLVIREQVLVSRHGVAVKGAGPLGGYRQDYLWAGAAVVAVAMAGWVLRPAADTTPTAEPAPVTTAQAGAEPGAPAALPRQAHPTTKLGNLGKFAVIVTDVKEKVAHNDLAGGKSRAKDLEVAWDDAEAGLKPRDSARWHQLDDQIDAVLTALRAPSPVRGDCASALDTLLATLSQFDGVS; translated from the coding sequence TTGACGAAAGTCCCGGCGATCACTGCGACGTTCTGGGTCATCAAGGTGTTGTCGACGACGATCGGGGAGACGTTCGCCGATTATCTGGCCGTGAACGTCGGCCTGGGTCCTGCCGTCACCGACGCGGTCATGATCGCGGCGCTGGTGGTCGCGCTTGTCATCCAGTTCCGGACCCGCGCGTACACGCCGTGGATCTACTGGTTGTGCGTGGTGTTGGTGAGCATCGTCGGTACGCAGTTGACCGACCTGTTCACCGACACGCTGGGCGTGAGCCTGTATGTCAGCACCGCTGTGTTCGCGGTGGTCCTCGCGGTCGTGTTCGCCGTCTGGTATCGGCAGGAACGCACGCTCGCGATCACCTCCATCGACACCCCGCGCCGCGAGGCGTTCTACTGGGGCGCGATCCTCACCACGTTCGCGCTCGGCACCGCCGCTGGTGACCTCGCCACCGAGGCACTCAGCCTGGGTTTCCGCAACGGGGTGCTGATCTTCGGGGGCCTTATCGCCGCGACCTGGGTGGCCTACCGTCTGGGCGCCGGGCAGGTGCTGACGTTCTGGATCGCCTACGTGCTCACCCGTCCGCTCGGCGCCTCGCTCGGTGACCTGCTGACCCAGGACAAGGACTTCGGCGGTCTGGGACTGGGCGCGAGCGTGACCAGCCTGCTGTTCTTCGGCACGATTCTGGTCCTCGTCATCCGCGAACAGGTTCTGGTCAGTCGTCACGGGGTGGCGGTCAAGGGCGCGGGGCCGCTCGGCGGCTACCGGCAGGACTACCTGTGGGCCGGCGCGGCCGTCGTAGCTGTCGCGATGGCCGGGTGGGTGCTGCGCCCGGCTGCGGACACGACGCCGACCGCCGAGCCTGCGCCCGTGACGACCGCACAGGCCGGAGCCGAGCCCGGCGCCCCCGCGGCCCTCCCGCGGCAGGCTCATCCGACCACGAAGCTGGGCAACCTGGGCAAGTTCGCGGTGATCGTCACCGACGTGAAGGAGAAGGTCGCGCACAACGACCTGGCCGGCGGGAAGAGCCGGGCGAAGGATCTCGAGGTGGCCTGGGACGATGCCGAGGCGGGGCTGAAGCCGCGCGATTCGGCGAGGTGGCACCAGCTCGACGACCAGATCGATGCGGTCCTGACGGCCCTGCGGGCGCCGAGCCCGGTGCGGGGTGACTGCGCCTCCGCGTTGGACACCCTGCTGGCGACCCTGAGTCAGTTCGACGGCGTCAGCTGA
- a CDS encoding IS110 family RNA-guided transposase, translating into MGSLWAGVDVGKTHHHVCVVDDDGTVVLSEKIPNDQQAISGIAGRLGKRRKAIRWAVDLRGGPASLLLAVLFDRGADVRYVSGTVTSRMAEAFHGERKTDAHDAYVIAQTLRMRADLPTLTLADGVQQQLKLLVSRRLDLVADRVRIAARIQDLLAMISPALEKTLNLRSKGALRLLAQWQTPAGLRRAGEARILAYLRQHGVRAAKALTAKALTAKALTAARTQTVAVAGETTAAAIVAQMAADLEAVNDRITAIEETLAAMVAEHELGEIVTSLPGIGTTLAAEFLAHAGTLSTYSSPAALAAHAGLAPISRDSGRRQGHQVRPHRYHRGLRRVFSMSSFSALTHCPRSRAYYDKKRAEGKTHRQATAALSRQRLNVLWACIRDKAPYQPKQPRSAEAALCELA; encoded by the coding sequence GTGGGCAGCCTGTGGGCCGGCGTTGACGTCGGCAAGACCCACCACCACGTGTGCGTCGTCGACGACGACGGCACCGTCGTTCTGTCCGAGAAGATCCCCAACGACCAGCAGGCCATCTCCGGCATCGCCGGGCGGCTCGGTAAGCGTCGTAAGGCGATCCGCTGGGCCGTCGACCTGCGCGGCGGCCCCGCCTCGCTGCTGCTGGCGGTGCTGTTCGATCGGGGTGCGGACGTGCGCTACGTCAGCGGCACGGTCACCTCGCGGATGGCCGAGGCCTTCCACGGCGAACGCAAGACCGACGCTCACGACGCGTACGTCATCGCCCAGACCCTGCGCATGCGCGCCGATTTGCCGACCCTCACCCTCGCGGACGGGGTGCAGCAGCAGTTGAAGCTGCTCGTCTCCCGCCGCTTGGACCTGGTCGCCGACCGGGTCCGTATCGCCGCCCGCATCCAGGACCTCCTGGCCATGATCAGCCCCGCCCTGGAGAAGACACTCAACCTGCGCAGCAAGGGTGCGCTTCGGCTCCTCGCGCAGTGGCAGACTCCCGCCGGGCTGCGCCGCGCCGGTGAAGCCCGCATCCTGGCCTACCTGCGCCAGCACGGCGTCCGGGCCGCCAAGGCGCTCACCGCCAAGGCCCTCACCGCCAAGGCCCTCACCGCCGCGCGGACGCAGACCGTCGCCGTCGCGGGGGAGACCACCGCGGCCGCGATCGTGGCGCAGATGGCCGCCGATCTGGAAGCGGTCAACGACCGGATCACCGCCATCGAGGAAACCCTCGCCGCGATGGTCGCCGAGCACGAGCTGGGAGAGATCGTCACCAGCCTGCCCGGCATCGGCACCACCCTCGCCGCTGAATTCCTCGCCCACGCCGGCACGCTCAGCACCTACTCGAGCCCCGCAGCGCTCGCCGCTCACGCGGGGCTCGCGCCGATCTCCCGCGACTCCGGCCGCCGACAGGGCCACCAGGTTCGACCCCACCGCTACCACCGCGGCCTACGCCGGGTGTTCAGCATGTCCAGTTTCAGCGCTCTGACCCATTGTCCACGGTCACGCGCCTACTACGACAAGAAGAGAGCCGAGGGAAAGACCCACCGCCAAGCCACTGCCGCCCTGTCCAGACAACGCCTCAACGTCCTCTGGGCCTGCATCCGCGACAAGGCCCCCTACCAGCCCAAACAACCAAGATCAGCAGAGGCGGCGCTGTGCGAACTCGCGTAG
- a CDS encoding superoxide dismutase → MAVYSLPDMPYDYGALEPAMSGEILELHHSKHHAAYVKGSNDTLEQLAEARDKGDFAALVGLEKTLAFNLSGHVLHSIFWNNLSPDGGDRPDGELAAAIEEHFGSFDGFAGQLSAATKGVQGSGWGVLAWEPLGQRLIVEQVYDHHGNVGQGSTPLLVFDAWEHAYYLQYRNVRPDYVDRLWHLVDWSDVTARFDAARAGAPKL, encoded by the coding sequence GTGGCCGTCTACTCTCTGCCCGACATGCCCTACGACTACGGCGCGCTGGAGCCGGCGATGTCCGGCGAGATCCTGGAGCTGCACCACAGCAAGCACCACGCGGCGTACGTCAAGGGCAGCAACGACACCCTGGAGCAGCTCGCCGAGGCTCGCGACAAGGGTGACTTCGCGGCGCTGGTCGGGTTGGAGAAGACCCTCGCGTTCAACCTGTCCGGGCACGTGCTGCACTCGATCTTCTGGAACAACCTGTCCCCGGACGGCGGCGACCGTCCCGACGGGGAACTGGCCGCGGCGATCGAGGAGCACTTCGGTTCCTTCGACGGCTTCGCCGGGCAGCTCTCGGCGGCGACGAAGGGCGTGCAGGGCTCCGGCTGGGGTGTCCTGGCGTGGGAGCCGCTGGGGCAACGGTTGATCGTGGAGCAGGTCTACGACCACCACGGCAACGTCGGGCAGGGCTCCACGCCGCTGCTGGTGTTCGACGCGTGGGAGCACGCCTACTACCTGCAGTACCGCAACGTGCGCCCGGACTACGTCGACCGGCTGTGGCACCTCGTCGACTGGTCGGACGTGACCGCCCGCTTCGACGCCGCCCGCGCCGGCGCGCCGAAGCTCTGA